A stretch of the Glycine soja cultivar W05 chromosome 13, ASM419377v2, whole genome shotgun sequence genome encodes the following:
- the LOC114381731 gene encoding BTB/POZ domain-containing protein At5g03250-like yields the protein MNENYGEGNLIARTEAFLNEVFSNWSDTIKALQTCEEVKSCAEELHIVSRCIDSLAIKACSNPNMSNRHVEGQDCSKYSAQDPALWNGISSENKSPHPGDDWWYEDLSSLILPLYKRVILSIEAKGMKPENVVGSLIYYIRRFIPMMNRQASFNDKNSVNQGTTTNSSISEADQRALLEEIMGLLPNKKGVTPSKYLLRLLCAATILHASPSCIENLEKRIGSQLDQAELVDLLIPNMGYSVETLYDIDCIQRIIDHFMSIYQAATASTSPCIIEEGSLIAGTDALAPMTIVANLIDAYLAEVAVDVNLKLPKFQALASAIPDYARPLDDALYHAIDVYLKAHPWLIDSEREQFCRLINCQKLSLEASTHAAQNERLPLRVIVQALFFEQLRLRTSISSWLYVSANIENSGNPIGNLDLPRNNGSGQLDPTQGAGNLRDLVSELEKECSCIRSEIQKLSKTKKSWSIIPKIFCRKNS from the exons ATGAATGAAAATTATGGTGAAGGGAATCTAATTGCAAGGACTGAGGCATTTCTCAATGAAGTTTTCAGTAATTGGTCAGACACTATAAAAGCTCTTCAAACATGTGAGGAAGTTAAATCTTGTGCAGAAGAGTTACACATTGTTTCAAGATGCATTGATTCCTTGGCCATCAAGGCATGTTCTAACCCAAACATGTCCAATAGACATGTGGAAGGACAAGATTGCTCCAAGTACTCAGCTCAAGATCCTGCCTTATGGAATGGAATTTCTTCTGAGAATAAATCACCACATCCAGGTGATGATTGGTGGTACGAGGATTTGTCTTCGCTAATCTTACCCTTATATAAAAGAGTTATTTTATCCATTGAAGCAAAGGGTATGAAACCTGAGAATGTTGTTGGATCCCTCATATATTATATTAGGAGGTTTATCCCCATGATGAATAGGCAAGCAAGCTTCAATGATAAAAATAGTGTCAATCAAGGTACAACCACTAATAGTTCGATTTCTGAAGCAGATCAAAGGGCATTGCTAGAAGAAATTATGGGCTTGCTTCCTAATAAGAAAGGTGTCACACCCTCCAAGTATCTGCTTAGGTTGCTCTGCGCAGCCACCATATTACACGCAAGTCCATCATGCATAGAAAACTTGGAGAAAAGAATTGGATCACAACTTGACCAAGCTGAACTTGTGGATCTTCTCATTCCAAATATGGGGTACTCGGTTGAGACTCTCTATGACATAGACTGCATTCAGAGGATCATTGATCACTTTATGTCTATATACCAGGCTGCAACTGCATCAACTTCTCCATGCATAATTGAAGAGGGGTCGTTGATAGCTGGAACTGATGCCCTTGCACCTATGACAATAGTGGCAAATTTGATAGATGCATATCTTGCAGAAGTGGCTGTAGATGTTAACTTGAAGCTGCCTAAGTTTCAGGCCCTTGCTTCTGCAATTCCAGATTATGCTAGGCCACTGGATGATGCTTTATATCATGCAATAGATGTGTACCTTAAG GCACATCCTTGGCTCATTGATTCAGAGAGGGAGCAATTTTGTAGACTCATTAACTGCCAAAAACTCTCATTGGAAGCAAGCACTCATGCAGCACAGAATGAAAGATTACCACTCCGGGTGATTGTGCAGGCCCTCTTTTTCGAACAACTTCGACTCCGAACATCAATCTCTAGCTGGTTGTATGTTTCAGCGAATATTGAGAACTCTGGAAACCCCATTGGAAATCTTGACCTTCCAAGGAATAATGGCAGTGGTCAACTAGACCCTACACAAGGTGCTGGCAACTTGAGGGACCTTGTCTCAGAGCTAGAGAAGGAATGTTCATGTATCAGGAGTGAGATTCAGAAGCTATCTAAGACAAAGAAAAGTTGGAGCATTATCCCAAAAATCTTTTGTAGAAAAAATTCCTAG